DNA sequence from the Salvia splendens isolate huo1 chromosome 19, SspV2, whole genome shotgun sequence genome:
ataatgaaggaaatcaattaaagtTTATGGAAAATTAAACCAAGAAGATATTTATGGAATTAGATTATATTTTCAATGTATATCTAGAATTGGAGCCTATAAAAGGTTGTGTAACCATTGAGAGAATTAACCCTAGCATATtacaatgtagtctttaaagttctccCGTCTTTTACGTTTCAACTCTTTTACTATTTATGTTTCATATATCATGCAGTAACTCATCTGCAGCAATTAGTTTACATttctgatagaagaggttaaATTCTTTGGATAATAAATTGTAAATTGCTTCAGATGTTATGAAATAGATTAATCTTGTTTGTAATAACTTCTCACCAGTCTTTGACATTTCTTGTTGGTTAATGCTTCAGGATGTTGGGCGGTGGCCATTGATAGCGCCGTTGCCCTCTTATGGAAGAGGAAGAGAACGGCCTGGGGGAAGGTATATGAGCTTCATCCACGGTAACGGTCTACATGATGTGATCATCACATGTGAAAGAAACTTGTGGTCCATATATATCTCTACCTAGATTCTACATGCCTCAGTATGTACAAAAATCTCAATTCAACAGAATGTTTGCCGGTTGATAGGGGAAAGTGGAACAGTCGATGGCCAAGGCGGCATCTGGTGGGACATGTGGAGGCGAAGAAATCTCAAGTTCACTCGACCAAACCTGAACTCGAGAGGCGTTCTCATTTCCAATGTCATTTTCAAGAACTCTCCCTTTTGGAACATACAGCAGGTAATATCTGAATGCTCACAATATGTTCAGAATAAAACATGTTTTTGATTTGAACTCCCTCTTGCCAGTCATGTTGTGGTTCGATATGTAACGATTCTTGCTCCTGCCGACTCCCCCAACACTGATGATGGAATCGATCCAGGTATAAAATCAAAAAGCATTTCGTTCTTCTGGCTTCGAATAGTAGTATCTGATCGTTTTCtttgtattttgattatttcGTGATCCAGATTCAAGCTCCAATATATGCATCGAGGACTCCTACATATCCACCGGGGACGACCTAGTAGCTGTGAAGAGCGGGTGGGATGAATACGGGATCGCATTTGGTCGCCCCAGCCACAGCATCACCATCAGAAGACTAACCGGATCATCGCCATTTGCTGGCATAGCAGTTGGAAGTGAAACCTCCGGTGGCGTGGTGGACATCCTGGCAGACCACATAACTCTATACAACATGGGGATCGGCATACACCTCAAGACCAACGTCGGCAGGGGAGGAATGGTGAGA
Encoded proteins:
- the LOC121778382 gene encoding probable polygalacturonase, whose translation is MSFSRTLPFGTYSSHVVVRYVTILAPADSPNTDDGIDPDSSSNICIEDSYISTGDDLVAVKSGWDEYGIAFGRPSHSITIRRLTGSSPFAGIAVGSETSGGVVDILADHITLYNMGIGIHLKTNVGRGGMVRNITVSNLYMENARTGIKISGDVGDHPDEYYNRKALPVLKNVVIKNVWGERVQQPGLIRSLKNAPFTDICLSNIHLGGARPCQCSHVIGAAVQVSPSPCAQLSPASS